The Thermoanaerobaculia bacterium genome includes a window with the following:
- a CDS encoding serine/threonine-protein kinase: MSLATGTRLGPYEILSALGAGGMGEVYRARDTRLDREVAIKVLPEHLSSNPDLRARFEREAKAISALTHPHICTLHDVGNQDGVEYLVMECIEGQSLAERLESGALPPEQVIRFGIEIADALEAAHRQGIVHRDLKPGNVMLTKSGVKLLDFGLAKLRAAGVQTEISQLSSMPTELTPSRPALTEQGTIMGTFQYMAPEQLEGKEADARSDIFAFGCVLYEMATGRKAFTGKSRASM, encoded by the coding sequence GGAGAAGTGTACCGGGCCAGGGACACGCGCCTCGACCGGGAAGTCGCGATCAAGGTGCTTCCCGAGCACCTGTCCTCGAACCCCGACCTCCGGGCCCGGTTCGAACGGGAGGCGAAGGCGATCTCCGCGCTGACGCATCCGCACATCTGCACGCTCCACGACGTCGGCAACCAGGACGGCGTCGAGTACCTGGTCATGGAGTGCATCGAGGGACAGTCGCTCGCGGAACGGCTCGAGAGCGGCGCGCTTCCGCCCGAGCAGGTGATCCGGTTCGGGATCGAGATCGCCGACGCCCTCGAAGCCGCGCACCGGCAGGGGATCGTTCACCGGGATCTGAAACCCGGCAACGTCATGCTGACGAAGTCGGGAGTGAAGCTCCTCGACTTCGGTCTCGCGAAGCTCCGGGCGGCCGGTGTCCAGACCGAGATTTCTCAGCTCTCGTCGATGCCGACCGAGCTCACGCCTTCGCGCCCGGCCCTGACCGAGCAGGGCACGATCATGGGGACGTTCCAGTACATGGCCCCGGAGCAGCTCGAAGGGAAGGAAGCCGACGCCCGAAGCGACATCTTCGCCTTCGGGTGCGTCCTCTACGAGATGGCGACCGGAAGGAAGGCGTTCACGGGAAAGAGCCGCGCATCGATG